The DNA window GTTCGAGGCGACCATCCTGGACGAGAACGAACTCGTACAGGCCCTGGCGACGTCGAGCTGCCTCAACCCGCGGGCCAACGCCCAGCGCGGTCAGGACGGGCGGCCCGCTCAGCGGCGTACGGTCGAGTCGGTGCGCAGCTGGCGGGTCGACGACCGGTGGCACTCCACCTACTGGATCTCCCGCTGGCCGCAGTTGGGGGACGGCGGTGTCGCACTGCCGCAGCTCATCACGCAGTTCACTTCGCTGCCCGTGCTCGCGACGACGTTCAGCATGACCCTGAGCAAGGCCGGCAACCGCGGGATCTCCGTCACCGGGCATGTGCGCATCACCGGGCGGGGCGAGAACGAACTCGGCCAGGTGCGGCGGGACTTGGAGCGCGCCGCGAGCGCGTCCAAGGTCGGCCTGGTGCGTCTCGACCGGGAACAGGTCCCGGGAGCACTCGCCACCCTGCCGCTCGGAGGTACCTACTGATGTCCTACCCCACACCGACCATGAACCCGGGGCAGCGCGGCCAGGAGCCCGCCCGCACACCGGCTCACGTGGCCTCGCCCACCGACACCGGACTGATCCCGATCATCCGGCCGGAGGCCGCGCAGCAGCAACGGCGCATCTTCAGCCCGGGGTTCGGGCTGCGCGGACCGCGTCGCAACCGTCATGTCGTCAGCGCCGACGAGATCGCGGCGATCAGCATGCCGATCGGCGACGACGGCGTCATCATCGGTACCGATACCGCCTCCCAGCCGGCGGTGCTCGGCCTGGCCCGTCCCACTCCGTTCGACGTCGTCGTCGTGGGTGGTCTGTGGATCGCCCAGGTACTGGCGCTGCGCGCGGCCGCGACGGGGGCGCGCGTGGGTGTCGAGACCGGCCGTCCGCAAGCGTGGCAGCAGCTCGCCCAGGCGGCGGGCGGCGGTCAGCAGTGCATGACGGTCTATCCGGTGGGGCGGGTGCCCGCGCAGGGGCCTTCGGTCTCCAGCCCGGTGGTGCTGATCCGCGACTGCGGTGTGCGTCCGCCGCGCGGGCGCGTGACGTCGCTGCCGTGGCAGGCCGTGGTGACCGTGCTGCCGTTCGTCGGCGAACACGCGCCGCGCTGGCTGGCGCAGGCGCAGTTGGTCGGGATCCAGCGCATCTCGCCCCAGGAGACCGATGTCGTACGGGACACTCTCGGCATCCCCGCCGAGCACCTGGAGATGCTCCCGACGCTGTCCGACAACGTCGCCCTGTGGTGCACGCGCAAGCATCGCAAGTACGTCATGACCGAGCCCACGGACGCGGAGACGGGTCTGCTCGGTATGGCCCGCCGCCTGGACTGAGGTCCCGCGCGAGCGTCACGGACCGAGCACCGGCCGGGCCGGCTTCCGGGGGACCACCGGAGCCGGTCCGCACGCAAGGGTGCTTTTCCGTACCGTGTGTCGAAAGATTAGTCTTCTGGTGATGCGGTGAACGTCGCAGCCGCGTAGGACGCGCCACCCATCCGCACGACCGCGACGACGCATTCAGCAGCAGTGGCTGACCAGGAGGCAACGCAGTGAACAGGGATCGGTCCGAGTACGACGGCGGCGGCCAGTCCTCGGACGGGGACGACCGCGAGCTGGATCTCACCGGCGAGTTCGAAATCGTCTACGAGCCCCCTGCCTGGTACGACCAGAGCACGCGGGGTGGTTCCGCGCAGGGCGGACAGGGGAATGCCGCACCCGCGTCTCCCCCGCCGCCGACCGGTCCGCCGCTGGGTCAGGGTGGCCCGGCCCAGCAGGGGCCGCCCGCGCCCCAGGTCCCGGCACAGGGGCAGCCGTACGCACCGGGCGCGCCCCAGGCGAACCAGTACGGCACGGGTGGTTACGGGTTCCCTCAGCAGCAGCAGCCCGGCGTGCCCCAGCAGGCGGCGCCCGGGCAGGCCGACGGGTACGGATACCCGCAGCAGCCCGCACCGGGCGGCTACGCGTACCCGCAGCAGCCCGCGCCCCCGCAGAGCCAGGACACGTCGGGCGGGTACGGGTACCCCCAGCCGCCCGCACCGCAGCAGAGCCAGGACACGTCGGGCGGTTACGGCTACCCGCAGCAGCCCGCACCCCAGCAGCCCGCACCGCAGCAACCCGCGCCGCAGCAGCAGCCGGCGGCCCAGCCGGTCGCGGCGGCCGCGCCCCAGCCGCAGGCCCCTTCACCGGCACCGACACCCGGCTTCCCCGTACTGCGCCCGCTCGAGGAGGGCGCGTCGCAGGCCGACCCGTCGCAGACCGCCGCCCCGGAGGCTGACGCCCCGGAGCAGCAGGCTCCCGCGCAGCGGGTCCCCGAGCCCGACTACGCCGCCGCCGACGCCGAGGCGGCGGCACTGTTCGGCGGTTCGGACGATGACGAGGCGGCGGAGGAGCACGGCGGCGAGGCGGTGACGGGTGACTCCGCGACCGCGTCCGGCGCCGGCCCGGAGACCGACGCCGACACCGACGCACACGGCGGCACCGACTCCGACTCTGACGCCGACACGGACGCCCGCGCTGAGGCGGACGCGGAGACCGGTGCCCGCGGTGACGGTGACACCCCCGGTGAGGCAGCCGTCGCGGCGGCGCCCGCCGCCGCAGAACCCCAGCCGGCGGCGCAGGTTCAGCCGCAGAGCGAGCCGGCGCCGCAGAACTCCCAGGAGCTTCCCCCGCTGCCGCAGGGCTACCAGCCGGCGCAGCAGCCGCAGGCCCAGCCCCTTCAGGGCGTACCGCAGCAGGGGGGACAGCCCGATCCGCAGGCCGCGGCCGCGCAGGCGGCCGGTTACGGCTATCCGCAGCCGTTCCCCCAGCAGCAGCCGCAGCACCAGATGCCGCCGCAGGGTGCCTTCGGCGCGGCACAGCCGCTGCCCCAGCAGCAGCCTCCCGCGCAGCAGCAGCACCCCGGTTACCCCCCGCAGGGCGGCCAGGGCGCACCCGGCTACCCGCAGCAGCCCCAGCAGCAGGCACCGCAGGCCGCGCAGCCGCAGGCCCAGCCCCAGCCCCAGCCCGCGCACCCGCAGCACCCGCAGCACCCGCAGCACCCGCAGCACCCGCAGCACCCGCAGCAGGGCTACAACTACCCGCCGCAGCAGGCGGGCTACGGCTACCCGCAGGTCGCGCCGCAGCCCGTACCCCAGCAGCAGCCGCAGTACCAGCAGCAGCCTCAGCAACAGCCGCCGCAGCAGCCGCAGGCCCAGCAGCCTCCGCAGTACCAGCAGCACCCGCAGCAGCAGGCGCCGCAGCAGCAGCCCCCCGCGTACGGTTCCCAGGGCTGGACCGCTCCGGCGGGCCCGCAGGCCGGCGCCCCGCAGCAGCAGGCCGCGCCCGGTACGCCGCTCGGTTACAACGCCGCCGTCGAGCTGTCCTCCGACCGGCTGCTGCGCAACCAGCCGAAGGCCCGTAAGAACAACTCGGGTCCGTCCCGCTTCAAGCTCGGCGCCAAGAAGGAAGAGGAGGAGCGGCAGCGCAAGCTGGCGCTGATCCGTACGCCCGTGATGTCGTGCTACCGGATCGCGGTGATCAGCCTCAAGGGCGGCGTCGGCAAGACGACGACGACCATGTCGCTCGGTGCCACGCTCGCCTCCGAGCGCCAGGACAAGATCCTGGCGATCGACGCCAACCCGGACGCCGGCACACTCGGGCGGCGCGTACGGCGCGAGACCGGCGCCACCATCCGCGACCTCGTACAGGCGATCCCGCAGCTCAACAGCTACATGGACATCCGCCGGTTCACCTCGCAGGCGCCGTCCGGTCTTGAGATCATCGCCAACGACGTCGACCCGGCGGTCTCCACGACGTTCAACGACCAGGACTACCGCAGTGCGCTCGACGTCCTGGGCAGGCAGTACCCGATCATCCTCACCGACTCGGGCACCGGTCTGCTCTACAGCGCGATGCGCGGAGTCCTGGACCTGGCCGATCAGCTGATCATCATCTCGACCCCGTCCGTCGACGGTGCGAGCAGCGCGTCGACGACGCTCGACTGGCTCTCCGCGAACGGTTTCGCCGACCTCGTGCAGCGCTCGCTCACCGTGATCTCCGGGGTCCGCGAGACCGGCAAGATGATCAAGGTGGACGACATCGTCGCGCACTTCGAGACCCGCTGCCGCGGCGTCGTCGTGGTGCCGTTCGACGAACACCTCGCGGCCGGCGCCGAGGTGGACCTCAACATGATGCGGCCCAAGACCCGTGAGGCGTACTTCCACCTCTCGGCCCTCGTCGCCGAGGACATCGCCCGCACCCAGCAGGGCCAGGGCTTCGCCCCTCAGCAGCAGGCACCGCAGCAGCAGGTCCCGCACCAGCAACCGCCGCAGGGTTACGCACCGCAGCAGCACCCCGGCGCCGCGCCCCCGCCCGGACAGGGCTGGCAGCAGCCGGGGCAGCAGCAGCCCCCGCAGGGCCAGGGCTGGCAGCAACAGCCGCCGGCCCAGCCGCAGAACCCGCAGCAGCCCGGCCCCGGCTGGACGCAACAGCAGTAGCGGCACCGGGCGTTCGTCCCCCGTGCGGGTGAGTTACTACAAGATGCTTATGCGCAAGGCACGGGGCGTCGGCCTAAGATGCCCGAAACGACGTCCTGCCGTTGCCGAAAGGGAGTTTGACTGATGGGGAGCGCACAGGAGAAGGAAGAGCTGTACGCCCTCGACATCTCCGGCGTCGAGTGGCACAGCGCGCCCGGCACGAGCGAGAACGAGGAGCGGGTCGAGATCGCGTACCTGCCCGAGGGCGCCGTCGCGATGAGGTCGTCGATGGACCCGGACACCGTGCTGAGGTACACCGAGGCCGAGTGGCGGGCGTTCGTCCTCGGCGCGCGCGACGGCGAGTTCGACCTGACCTGAGGACCGTGGCTGTGACGCGCTTCGCCCCGCCGAAAGGAATCCGGCGGGGCGAAGCGCGTCGCCGAGCGTGCCGACGGTGTCAGCGGCGGTTCCTGCCGACCAGGTGGGCGAGGCCCCAGGCCGTCGCCGCGGCGACCACGAGACCGGCCAGGCTGACCAGCCGGCCTCCTCCCCCGTTGCCCCACCACGCCTTGGCCGGGATGAAGGCATCGCCCTGCATCATGTCCCGGAAGGCATACAGTCCGCCGGCGTCCAGGGTCACGAACACCACCGCGTTCGTGTAGCCGAAGAAGGTGCCGACCACGGCCACCACCGCCCCGCTGACGTGGGCGCCCGTCCTGCGGTGGGCCACCAGGCCGACCAGCGCGCCGACAACGGCTCCGTTGAGCAGGGCGTGGAGCACGTAGAGGGCGTGAACCGTGTTCTGCGACTGGTCCCGGTAGGTGGCGTAGACGATGCCGCCGTACACCAGCGAGACGACGACCGAGGCGAGGAAGCCGACGAAGAACGCGCCGACCGGGTTCCCCGAACTCGGCCGAGGCCCGTGGGGCACCTGCTGCGGGTACCCGGGCTGCATCGGGAACTGCCCCGGCGCGACCGGCGGCGGCGCGCCGAACCCCTGCGGGTGTCCCGGTGGCTGCGGAGGTCCGGGTGGCCGGTGGACAGGGTTGTACTGAGGCTGCCAGGGCTGGCTCATGACGGTTCCCCCGAGAAGCGATGCTGGAACCGACCAAATTACCAAACCCGGTCACCCCCGCCACGAAGCCGCGAAGGGCTCCGTCAGGCCCTCACCAGTACGGCGACAAGGGTATAGACCAATGAGAGCGCGTACGGCCTCCGCGACACGCGCAAAGAGCTGTCCGCCCCGGTATTCCCGCAGTACACACGGTGTTTCAGGCATCGTTGACGGGCTGGACCGGCGCTGGTAGACCTTCGCTGCACCAGCTGGACATCAGTGCTCAACACGCCTTCTCCGTGCGAGTGATGACGCGAGGTCGAACGTCCCATGGACACCACCACAGTTTCGCGCAATGCCCGGCCCTCCCCCCGAATCCGAACGCTGCTCGGCGTCGGAGCCACCGCCCTGGCCCTGGCCGCCGGAGCCGCGACCCCCCTGAACCCCGCCCCGCAGCAGGCCCGGGCGGACGGGTCGCGGACGCTGACCGTCGCGGTCTCGCAGAGCGTCGATTCCCTCAGCCCGTTCCTGGCCCAGCGCCTGGTCTCCACCACCGTCCACCGGCTGATCTACGAGAACCTGACGAACTACGACGTCAAGGACAACCACGCGATCCCGGGCCTCGCCACCAAGTGGGAGCCGTCCCCGGACAAGCTGACGTGGACGTACACCGTCCGCGAGAACTCGAAGTGGTCCGACGGCAAGCAGGCCACCGCCGAGGACGCCGCCTGGACGTTCAACACGATGATGAAGGACGAGGGCGCCGCCACCGCCAACGGCAGCTTCGTCGCGAACTTCAAGAAGGTCACCGCCCCCAGCCCCACGAAGCTGGTCATCGAGCTGAAGAAGCCGCAGGCGACCATGGCCGCGCTCGACGTGCCGATCCTGCCCAGGCACGAGTGGGAGAAGGTCGGTGACTACTCGAAGTTCAACAACGACAAGAAGTTCCCGGTCGTCGGCAACGGGCCCTTCGTCCTCACCGACTACAAGGTCGACCAGTACGTGAAGTTCAAGCCGAACCAGAAGTTCTGGCGCGGCGCGCCGAAGTTCGACGAGCTGGTCCTCAAGTACTACAAGGACGGTGACGCGGCCGTCGCGGCGCTCCGTAAGGGCGAGGTTTCCTTCGCGTCCAACCTCACGCCCGCCCAGGCCGCGTCCCTCGCCAAGGCGGAGAACATCAAGGTCAACGACGCCCCCGGCCGCCGCTTCTACGCGCTCGCCACCAACCCGGGTGCCAGGTCCAAGGACGGCAAGAAGTTCGGCGACGGCCACCCCGCGCTGCTGAACCCCAAGGTGCGCCAGGCGCTCTTCGCCGCCACCGACCGCAAGACCATCATCGACAAGGTGTTCCAGGGCCACGCCGTCGAGGGCGAGGGCTACATCCCGCCGCGCTTCGCGGCGTACCACTGGAAGCCGTCCGAGGGTCAGAAGATCGCGTACGACCCGGCGAAGGCGGCCGCGCTGCTCGACGAGGCGGGGTACAGGAAGAACGGCGCGGGCAAGCGCGTCGGCAAGGACGGCAAGCCGCTCGGCTTCCGCATCCTGTGCCACGCCACCGACCCCAACGACAAGGCCATCGGCAAGTACATGCAGGAGTGGTGGGGCGACCTCGGCATCGGGCTCAAGGTCGACTGCCTCGACAACGTCTCCGACCCCTGGCTGGCCGGCGAGTACGACCTGGCCTTCGACGGCTGGTCCGTCAACCCCGATCCCGACTTCGTCCTCTCCATCCACACGTGCGCCGCGCTGCCGTCCACGCCCAAGGACACCGGCGCGACGGACAACTTCATCTGCGACAAGAAGTTCGACGAGCTCTACGCGAAGCAGACGGCGGAGTACGACCAGGCCAAGCGCGCCGACCTCGTCAAGCAGATGCAGTCGCGGCTGTACGACACGGGCTACATGAATGTCATGGCGTATCCGAACGCGGTCGAGGCGTACCGTACCGACCAGATCAGGGCGATCACGACAATGCCCGAGTCCGGCGGCAATCTGTGGGGCCAGGACGGCTACTGGAGCTGGTGGTCCGCCGTGCCCGCCGAGGTCGACGACACCTCGGGCGGGGGCGGCTCCTCCACCGGCCTGGTGGTCGGCATCGTCGCGGCCGTCGTCCTCGCCGCCGGGATCGGGGGCTTCGTCGCCATGCGCCGCCGTTCCACCGCGGAAGACCGTGAGTAGTACATGAGCACTGCAAGCACCGCCCCCCTCGCGGAGGGTACGGCCGACGGCCCGGTCCCGGTGAAGACCGGGCCGTCCGGCCCCCGCGCCCGCTCCGCCCGTGCCTATCTGCTGTACGTCGCCGGAAAGCTCGGCGGCGCGGCCGTCTCGCTCTTCGCCGTACTCGTCACCAGTTTCTTCCTCTTCCGGATCATCCCCGGTGATCCGGTGCGCACGATGACGCACGGCCGCCAGGTGTCGGCCGAGCAACTCGCGTCATTGCGCCGCCAGTTCGGGCTGGATCTGCCGGTGTGGCAGCAGTTCACCGAGTACTGCGCGAAGGCGCTGACCGGCGATCTCGGCATCTCGTACCAGTTCCACGCGCCGGTCGGGGTTCTGATCGCGGAGAAGCTGCCCGCGACACTGCTGCTGACCGGCGTGGCCGTCGTCATCTACTCGGTCCTCGGCCTGTGGCTCGGCACGCGCTCCGCGTGGCACCACGGCCGGCTCGGCGACAAGGTGAACACCGGCGTGGCCCTCACCCTGTGGTCGGTGCCGTCGTTCTGGCTGGGGCTGCTGCTGATCATCACCTTCTCCGTGGGCATCGGGCCGATCCCGGGCATGTTCCCGACGGGCGGCATGGAGACGGGCGGCGAGACCGGTTTCGCGTACGTCGCCGATGTCGCGCACCACATGGCGCTGCCGGTCGTCACCCTGGTCGCCGTCGGGTACGCGCAGACGCTGCTGGTCATGCGCGCCTCACTGCTCGACGAGATGGGCAGCGACTACCTCACGACGGCGCGGGCGAAGGGGCTGCGGGACGACCTGGTGCGGCGCCACCACGCCGTACCGAACGCCCTGCTGCCCACCGTCACCATGGTGTTCATCAACCTCGGCCATGTGGCGGCCGGGTCGATCCTCGTCGAGACGGTCTTCTCCTGGCCGGGCCTCGGCGGGCTGTTCTACCAGGCGCTGAGCGTGCCTGATCTGCCGCTGGTGCAAGGGCTCTTCGTGGTCTTCGCCGGCGCGATGATCGTGATGAACCTCCTCGCCGACCTCCTCTATCCGCTGCTCGATCCCCGGGTGGGCCGATGACTTCACCGACGACCGCCGCTCAGAGCGCCTCGTCCCTCGCGTGGGCGCGCCGCCGCGGCTCCGTGGCACGGTTCTGGCGTTCGTACCGTACGCACCGGGCGGGCCTCTTCGGACTCGGCGCCCTGGCCGTGATCGCGCTGGTGGCGCTGGCCGCGCCGCTGCTGGTGGGCAGCGACGTACAGAGTGTGACGAACGCTCCGGGGGCGGCGCTGGAGGCCCCGAGCCGCGCGTTCCCGCTCGGCACGGACCAGTTCGGGCGCTCGCTGCTCGGACTGCTGGTCTGGGGCGCGCGGATCTCCCTGACGGTGGGGCTGATGGCCGCCGCCCTGTCGGTGGCCATCGGTACGCTCGTGGGGATCCTCGCCGGGCACTTCGGCGGCTGGTTCTCGACCGTGATCATGCGGATCACGGACTGGTTCCTGGTGATGCCGACCCTGGTGCTCGCGATCGTGCTGGCCACGGTGATGTCGCGCAGCGTGTGGACGGTGATCCTGGCGATCGGCGTCACGAGCTGGCCGACGACGGCGCGCCTCGTGCGGGCGCAGACCCTGGCCGTCGAGTCGCGTCCGTACATCGAACGGGCTACGGCGCTCGGCGGCGGCCACGGGCACATCATGAGCCGTCACGTCCTGCCGAACGTCATGCCGCTGGTCCTCGCGCAGACCACGCTCGGCATCTCCAACGCCATCCTGACCGAGGCGACGCTCGCCTTCCTGGGGCTCGGGGACCCGGACGTCGTCTCCTGGGGCGGCATGCTCCAGGACGCGCGGGAGGCGGGTGCAGTGTCCGCCGGACACTGGTGGTACCTGGCGCCGCCCGGCATCGCCATCGCGGTCGTGGCGCTGGCGTTCACGCTGTGCGGGCGCGCGGTGGAGTCCGTCCTGAACCCGAAGCTGGGGGTGTCGGCCAAGTGAGCACGCCGATGGACAACCCGATGAACGACCCGATGAACGACCAGATGAGCGCTCCGACGAGCACTCCGACGAGTGCGCGGAGCCCGTTGCTGGAAGTGAGGGACCTGCACGTCACGTACGGCGCCGGCACCCGGGCCGTACGGGGCGTGGACCTGACGCTGGCGGCCGGTCAGAAGCTCGGTGTCGCGGGCGAGTCCGGCTGCGGCAAGTCGACGCTGGCCCTGGCGCTGCTGCGGCTGCTGCCGGCGTCGGCGAGGCTGAGCGGGGAGATCCTGCTGGACGGCGAGGACGTCCTCACCATGAAGTGGGGGCGGCTGCGGGCCGTGCGGTGGGCGGGGGCGTCGATCGTCTTCCAGGGGGCGATGCATTCACTCAACGCCGTGCACCGGATCGGGGAGCAGATCGCGGAGCCGGTGCTGCTGCACCAGAAGTCCACCGCGGCGGCCGCGCGGCGCCGGGCCGGGGATCTGCTGGAGCAGGTGGGTCTGCCGTCCGCGCGCGCGGACGCGTATCCGCACGAACTGTCCGGCGGGCAGCGGCAGCGCGTGATGATCGCGATGGCGCTGGCGTGCGATCCGAGGCTGATCGTCGCGGACGAGCCGACGACGGCGCTGGACGTGATGATCCAGGCGCAGATCCTGCGGCTGATCGAGCAGCTGGTCGCGGACAAGGACATCAGCCTGCTGATGATCAGCCACGACCTGTCGGTGCTGGCCGACACGTGCGACCGGCTCGCGGTCATGTACGCCGGGCGGGTGGTCGAGGAGGGCCCGGCGGACCAGGTCTTCACCGACGCGCAGCATCCGTACGGCCTGGCCCTGTCGGCGGCGTTCCCGCGCATCGGCGACCCGGCCTCGCGCCGCGCCCCGCGCGGCCTGCCGGGCGATCCCCCGGACCCGTCCGCGCTGCCGCCCGGCTGTACGTTCCACCCGCGCTGCCCGGTGGCCCTCGACGAGTGCGGTACGGAGGACCAGCCCCTGCGGGAGGCCGGGGTGGGGCGGCGGGCGGCGTGCGTACGGGTGGGGGCGGCAGTCCCGGCCCAGGTGACGGCGCCGGAACCGCCGCCGGGGTGAGCGGGGGCCCGGCGCGGTGCGGGCGGTTCCGGAGGCCGGCACCGCCCTGCTGCGGAGGGCTCCGCTGCCCGACTCTGCCCGTCCCCCAACGCCGACCCCGGAGCCAGACTTGAGCACCAGCACCAGCACCAGCACCAGCACCAGCACCACCCCCCTTCTCTCCGCCGCCGGACTCCACGTCGCCTTCCCCGGGCGGCGCGGCGCGCCGACCGCCCGCGCCGTCGACGGCGTCGACCTCGACATCCGCCCCGGCGAGATCGTCGCGCTGGTCGGTGAGTCCGGCTGCGGCAAGACCACGCTCGCCCGCTCCCTCCTGGGCCTCGTACCGCCCACCTCGGGTCACGTCACCTTCGGCGGCGCCCCCCTCGACTACGGCTCGCGCTCCCTCAAGGCGTACCGCAAGCGCGTGCAGCTCGTACTCCAGGACCCCAGCGGCTCGCTGAATCCACGTCACACCGTGTACGACGCGGTGGCCGAGGGTCTGCGGATCCACGGGTACGCCGGTGACGAGCGCGAGGCCGTCGCCGGGGCGCTGTCCCGGGCCGGGCTCAGGCCCCCCGAGCGGTTCTTCCTGCGCTACCCGCACGAGCTGTCCGGCGGCCAGCGCCAGCGCGTCGTCATCGCCGGCGCGCTCGTCCTGGAACCGGAACTGATCGTCGCGGACGAGCCGGTGGCCTCGCTCGACGCGTCCGTACGGGGCGAGATCCTGGCCCTGCTGCTGTCGCTGCGCGACGAACTGGGGCTGTCGGCGCTCGTCGTGACCCACGACCTCGGCCTCGCCTGGAACATCGCGGACCGCGTGGCGGTCATGTACCTGGGCCGCATCGTGGAGACCGGCCCGGCCGAGAAAGTACTGACGGACCCGCAGCATCCGTACACACGGGCCCTGTTGTCCGTACTGCCGGAGTCCGGCGAGGCACCGGTCGTCCTCACCGGTGAGCCCCCGGACCCGTCCCGGGTCCCGGGCGGCTGCCGCTTCCATGCCCGCTGCCAGGTGCTCGCCTCGGGTGAGGCCGAGCGTACGGGGGTGGCCGCCGACTGCCGTACGACGCTCCTGCCGGTCCTCACCGGCGCCGACGAGGCGCAGGTCGCCTGCCACTGGGCGGCGGCCCGGGCTACCGGGACGCAGGCCGCGGTCGAGGCGGGCGAAGTCTGAGGCCGGGGGCGAGGGCAGGCCGCGCGAAGGCCGGGAGGCTACTGAGCCTGCGCCCGCGTCTGTGTCTCGTAGGCCTCGATCAGCTCGCTCGACCGCTTCACATCGGCCCCGATCGCTTCCAGCAGCGCGTCGATCGACTCGAACTTCTCCTGCCCGCGTACGTACGCGAGGAAGTCGACGGCGACGTGCAGGCCGTACAGGTCGAGCCCGACCCGGTCGATGGCGTACGCCTCCACCGTCCGCTCCGTGCCGTCGAACTGCGGGTTCGTGCCGACGGAGATCGCGGCGGGCATCCGCTCGCCCTCCACGGTCAGCCAGCCCGCGTACACGCCGTCGGCGGGGATCGCGGTGTGCGGAAGCGTCTCGACGTTCGCCGTCGGGTAGCCGAGCTCGCGGCCGCGCTGCGCGCCGCGCACCACCACGCCCTCGACCCGGTGCGGCCGGCCGAGGATCTCCGCGGCGCCCTCGACGTCGCCCTCGGCGACCAGGCGCCGCACCAGCGTCGACGAGAACGGCTCGCCGCCGCCGGCCTCTCCGCGGACGTACAGGTCGACGACCTCGACCTCGTAGTCGTACGTCCCGCCGAGCTCCGCCAGGAACGCCACGTCGCCGGCCGCCCGGTGTCCGAAGCGGAAGTTGGGGCCCTCGATGACCGCCCGCGCGTGCAACTTGTCGACCAGCACCTTCACGATGAAGTCGGCCGGTGAGAGCTTCGAGAACTCCTGGGTGAAGGGGAGGATCAGCAGCGCGTCCACGCCCAGCTCACCCATCAGCTCCGCCCGGCGGTGGTGCGGGGCGAGCAGCGGGGGGTGGCTGCCAGGGCGCACGACCTCGCTCGGGTGCGGATCGAACGTCACCACGACGGCCGGCACGCCCAGCTCACGGGCGCGT is part of the Streptomyces agglomeratus genome and encodes:
- a CDS encoding ABC transporter ATP-binding protein; the encoded protein is MSTSTSTSTSTSTTPLLSAAGLHVAFPGRRGAPTARAVDGVDLDIRPGEIVALVGESGCGKTTLARSLLGLVPPTSGHVTFGGAPLDYGSRSLKAYRKRVQLVLQDPSGSLNPRHTVYDAVAEGLRIHGYAGDEREAVAGALSRAGLRPPERFFLRYPHELSGGQRQRVVIAGALVLEPELIVADEPVASLDASVRGEILALLLSLRDELGLSALVVTHDLGLAWNIADRVAVMYLGRIVETGPAEKVLTDPQHPYTRALLSVLPESGEAPVVLTGEPPDPSRVPGGCRFHARCQVLASGEAERTGVAADCRTTLLPVLTGADEAQVACHWAAARATGTQAAVEAGEV
- a CDS encoding bifunctional riboflavin kinase/FAD synthetase, which gives rise to MQRWRGLEDIPQDWGRSVVTIGSYDGVHRGHQLIIGRAVERARELGVPAVVVTFDPHPSEVVRPGSHPPLLAPHHRRAELMGELGVDALLILPFTQEFSKLSPADFIVKVLVDKLHARAVIEGPNFRFGHRAAGDVAFLAELGGTYDYEVEVVDLYVRGEAGGGEPFSSTLVRRLVAEGDVEGAAEILGRPHRVEGVVVRGAQRGRELGYPTANVETLPHTAIPADGVYAGWLTVEGERMPAAISVGTNPQFDGTERTVEAYAIDRVGLDLYGLHVAVDFLAYVRGQEKFESIDALLEAIGADVKRSSELIEAYETQTRAQAQ